AGGAGTTATGACGAAAATAGATATTGTAACCGATCTTTACGAAAAGCTCGGGTTTTCCAAACGGGAGTGCGCGCATATCGTCGACCGGTTCTTCGAGATCATCAAGGACACTCTCGCCACCGATGAGAACGTAAAGATTTCCGGTTTCGGCAATTTCTTCGTCAGAAAGAAAAAAGCCCGCCGCGGACGCAACCCGCAAACAGGTGAAGAGATCAAGATAACGGAGCGCAAGGTGCTGAGTTTCAGGCTGAGCCAGGTATTGAAGGACGAGATCAACGACAGCAGAAGGCACGAATGAACGGCAGAGAAATACCCGACAGGGTCTTTTACCGTATCAAGGAAGTCTGCACATTAACGGGACTGAAACCTCACGTCCTTCGCTACTGGGAGCAAGAGTTCAAGGACATCAAGCCCGTCAAGAGTCCCACCGGACAGCGTCTCTACAAGAAAAAGGACCTTGAGATCATCTTCACCATCAAAAAGCTCCTTCACGAAAAACGATTCACCATTGACGGGGCAAAACAATACCTCGCAAATCACAAGAGAATACTCAACGAGATTCGCGAAGAACTTACCGAACTCGTCGCAATGCTGAAACAAGAGGAGAAAGGAAAGAAATGAGAAATATCATCATCGCCACAGCGCTCATGGCCTTCGTCCTGTGCTCATGCACACCGGGACCGATCTACGTCGCCAAAGGTGAAACAGACAGTGTGAAAAGAAGCTACAACGACAAGCATGTCCAGTCTGTCTTCGACAAGAACTCCGCCCTCTTCAAGGACATCTACAACCGATACAGCTCCGATAACGTGGGCATCTACCAGGACGGCATAGGCATCACCACGCTTGAGGATTTCGACAAGCAGCAACTGCACTACGTCATGGTGTACGTGAGACCCAAAGAGGCCTCTTTCGACGGCAACTCGACGAAACCGGAGGAACGCATCGCGAAGATAATACGGGATTTCGTGCCCAAACACATCAAGAAGATCAAACCGAGTGACCTTGACGGCGACCACATTGAA
The sequence above is drawn from the Syntrophorhabdus sp. genome and encodes:
- a CDS encoding MerR family transcriptional regulator gives rise to the protein MNGREIPDRVFYRIKEVCTLTGLKPHVLRYWEQEFKDIKPVKSPTGQRLYKKKDLEIIFTIKKLLHEKRFTIDGAKQYLANHKRILNEIREELTELVAMLKQEEKGKK
- a CDS encoding integration host factor subunit alpha, whose product is MTKIDIVTDLYEKLGFSKRECAHIVDRFFEIIKDTLATDENVKISGFGNFFVRKKKARRGRNPQTGEEIKITERKVLSFRLSQVLKDEINDSRRHE